Proteins from one Haloarchaeobius litoreus genomic window:
- a CDS encoding isochorismate synthase yields the protein MERAGSEAGVASATREDATLVSRSRPIADVSFRAFLAARDPPRLQWASHEGLELSGAGVAARLTASGEDRFESVRTAAEALFADADCSNSDAPRPRLVGGFAFRDDHEPDPPWTGFPAAEFVLPEVQLTRTDDGTWLTVNRFEPGADPDDVAADLDREVDAVAELPKMRPAGNRPGVNGVRRPTSKADWTEQVADAVDRIEAGDLQKVVLACALEVDLAGEVDLPDVLERLRRTYPNCYRFLVQPTEEAGFLGAPPERLVKRTGRHVETEALAGSVGRGGTPEADADLAAELVESEKIQHEQRLVVDAICDQLAPLGEVSEGQQTVRKLANIQHLRTPISVDLDRETHVLDIVGALHPTPAVGGLPPEAAAETIRDVETFERGWYAAPIGWFDADGDGEFLVGIRSGLAGGRSATLFAGNGIVADSDPQEEWDEVQLKYRPLLDELE from the coding sequence ATGGAACGAGCGGGCAGCGAGGCGGGCGTCGCGAGCGCGACGCGCGAGGACGCCACACTCGTCAGCCGGAGTCGCCCCATCGCGGACGTCTCCTTCCGGGCCTTCCTCGCGGCACGCGACCCGCCGCGACTGCAGTGGGCCAGCCACGAGGGGCTGGAGCTTTCGGGCGCGGGCGTCGCCGCCCGGCTCACGGCCAGCGGCGAGGACCGGTTCGAGTCGGTCCGGACCGCCGCCGAGGCCCTGTTCGCCGACGCCGACTGCTCGAACTCCGACGCGCCGCGACCCCGCCTCGTCGGTGGGTTCGCCTTCCGCGATGACCACGAGCCCGACCCGCCGTGGACCGGCTTCCCCGCGGCCGAGTTCGTCCTCCCCGAGGTGCAGCTCACCCGGACCGACGACGGGACGTGGCTGACCGTGAACCGCTTCGAGCCGGGCGCGGACCCGGACGACGTCGCCGCCGATCTCGACCGCGAGGTCGACGCGGTCGCCGAGCTGCCGAAGATGCGCCCCGCGGGGAACCGTCCGGGCGTGAACGGCGTCCGTCGCCCGACCTCGAAGGCGGACTGGACCGAACAGGTCGCCGACGCCGTCGACCGCATCGAGGCCGGCGACCTGCAGAAGGTGGTGCTCGCCTGCGCGCTGGAGGTCGACCTCGCGGGCGAGGTGGACCTGCCGGACGTGCTCGAAAGACTACGTCGGACGTACCCGAACTGCTACCGCTTCCTCGTCCAGCCCACCGAGGAGGCTGGTTTCCTGGGCGCACCGCCGGAGCGGCTGGTCAAGCGGACTGGCCGGCACGTCGAGACCGAGGCGCTCGCGGGGTCGGTCGGCCGGGGGGGAACCCCGGAGGCCGACGCCGACCTCGCCGCCGAACTCGTCGAATCGGAGAAGATACAGCACGAGCAGCGCCTCGTCGTCGACGCCATCTGCGACCAGCTCGCGCCGCTCGGCGAGGTCTCGGAGGGCCAGCAGACGGTGCGCAAGCTGGCGAACATCCAGCACCTCCGGACCCCCATCTCCGTCGATCTCGACCGCGAGACGCACGTCCTCGACATCGTGGGTGCGCTGCACCCGACGCCGGCCGTGGGCGGGCTCCCGCCCGAGGCGGCGGCGGAGACCATCCGCGACGTGGAGACGTTCGAGCGCGGCTGGTACGCCGCCCCCATCGGCTGGTTCGACGCCGACGGCGACGGCGAGTTCCTCGTCGGCATCCGCTCCGGGCTGGCCGGCGGTCGCAGCGCCACGCTGTTCGCGGGCAACGGTATCGTCGCGGACTCGGA